Proteins encoded in a region of the bacterium genome:
- a CDS encoding MFS transporter: MVNSESRNERTSGTLDPLVPGGAAPGGTDLESRLWLNNVLQVVSTAAWYVAAPFIPLYLASQGTSVGVIGGIIGLSGVVPLLISLHAGALVDERGPALVTKGAVLLYAVAGVTLTALHAVWPVAVAYALMGIANIGFAVASQAVVAAASTPATRVRNYGYYSLWNSAGAVVGPVIGGFVTGQFGYQTAFATVWLLMIPSFAIAGTLRGVPAPLRRPVSFATAHTLAGPILREREVRAVLFISFMVVCGQTLQQSFYPLYLHKAGLSPTLIGVIIAAISLGSMVVRSSLTRGVEWFGYAWLLLGATALLAVTLGITPLVRQFWPLILVSGLMGASLGFTQPLTMSLMVESVGAESWGVAFGMRQGVQRIGAIMSPIVFGLVTAASGVESAFFLGGATLLGAVPIMSSITRHLRRAPRSP, translated from the coding sequence ATGGTTAATTCGGAGTCCCGTAACGAGCGCACGTCCGGCACTCTCGACCCCCTCGTCCCGGGCGGGGCCGCGCCCGGCGGGACGGACCTGGAATCACGCCTCTGGCTGAACAACGTGCTGCAGGTTGTCTCGACCGCGGCGTGGTATGTTGCCGCGCCGTTCATCCCCCTCTACCTTGCCTCCCAGGGGACATCGGTCGGGGTCATCGGAGGGATCATCGGGCTTTCCGGTGTCGTGCCGCTGCTGATTTCCCTCCACGCCGGCGCGTTGGTGGATGAACGCGGTCCCGCCCTGGTCACCAAAGGCGCGGTGCTTCTGTACGCGGTTGCCGGGGTGACCCTGACCGCCCTGCATGCTGTCTGGCCGGTGGCCGTCGCATACGCGCTCATGGGGATCGCTAACATCGGGTTTGCGGTGGCCTCGCAAGCCGTGGTTGCCGCGGCGAGCACCCCGGCCACGCGAGTCCGGAACTATGGGTACTATTCCCTTTGGAACTCGGCCGGAGCGGTCGTCGGCCCGGTCATCGGGGGTTTCGTCACGGGGCAGTTCGGGTACCAGACGGCGTTCGCGACGGTGTGGCTCCTGATGATCCCCTCATTTGCGATCGCCGGGACGCTCCGGGGTGTGCCGGCTCCCCTTCGGCGCCCTGTCTCGTTCGCGACGGCCCACACGCTTGCCGGCCCGATCCTCCGCGAACGGGAAGTGCGCGCCGTTCTCTTCATCTCGTTCATGGTGGTGTGCGGGCAGACGCTGCAGCAGTCGTTCTATCCACTCTACCTGCACAAGGCGGGTCTATCCCCAACCCTGATCGGGGTCATCATCGCCGCGATCAGCCTGGGCTCGATGGTTGTTCGCTCGTCCCTGACGCGGGGCGTGGAGTGGTTTGGCTACGCATGGCTGCTCCTTGGCGCGACTGCGCTGTTGGCCGTCACGCTGGGCATCACACCACTGGTGCGACAATTCTGGCCGCTGATCTTGGTGTCGGGGCTGATGGGAGCGAGTCTCGGCTTCACCCAGCCACTCACCATGAGCTTGATGGTAGAATCGGTCGGCGCGGAGTCCTGGGGGGTGGCCTTTGGGATGCGTCAGGGGGTGCAGCGCATCGGGGCGATCATGAGCCCGATCGTCTTCGGGCTGGTGACCGCGGCCTCGGGGGTCGAGTCGGCGTTCTTCCTCGGCGGTGCCACGCTTCTGGGCGCTGTGCCTATTATGTCAAGCATCACCCGGCATCTCCGCCGCGCACCGCGCTCGCCCTGA
- a CDS encoding M14 family metallopeptidase, whose amino-acid sequence MRTIYESLEWHEVRITAHAAAQYIPLKYGETGTTGTRVTLIAGTHGDEGPWSALAIKMFCLRSIATLTGRLRVIFTANALAAEVERRNSWIDSPNPIDLDSVFPGNAGGSHTDRLAASIAPLIADSDVVIDLHGGGTWCVNAFVKRFEGSEQLATDLGAPFISNAPNKRGGLTTYARSLGMKVANVEVGGRSSREMYWAERNAKGLERALFNLGVITLGAPPAPADKAIDVSATEAMRAKVGGIFVPTLREGAVGTIIPAGTELGKILDLHTLAELQVFTAPHEQTAMMLMRPQICTIEGSALVYIVAKPA is encoded by the coding sequence TTGAGGACGATTTATGAATCTTTGGAATGGCACGAAGTTCGAATCACTGCCCACGCCGCCGCTCAGTACATCCCGCTGAAATATGGCGAAACCGGGACAACGGGCACTCGCGTGACCCTCATCGCTGGGACGCATGGCGACGAAGGACCCTGGTCTGCCCTGGCAATCAAAATGTTCTGCCTGCGCTCCATAGCGACCCTCACCGGTCGCCTGCGTGTGATTTTCACGGCCAATGCGCTCGCGGCCGAGGTCGAGCGTCGCAACTCCTGGATCGACTCCCCCAATCCTATCGACCTGGACAGCGTGTTCCCGGGCAACGCGGGCGGCTCACACACTGACCGCCTTGCGGCGTCCATTGCCCCGTTGATCGCTGACAGCGATGTGGTCATCGACCTTCATGGCGGCGGTACCTGGTGCGTCAACGCTTTCGTCAAACGCTTCGAAGGATCCGAGCAGTTGGCGACTGATCTAGGAGCGCCTTTCATCAGCAATGCCCCCAACAAGCGCGGCGGCCTCACCACCTACGCCCGCTCGCTGGGCATGAAAGTCGCGAATGTTGAAGTGGGCGGGCGTTCGAGCAGGGAAATGTATTGGGCCGAACGCAATGCCAAAGGCCTCGAGCGTGCCCTCTTTAATCTCGGCGTCATCACCCTTGGCGCTCCCCCCGCGCCGGCCGATAAAGCCATCGATGTGAGCGCAACGGAAGCCATGCGCGCCAAAGTGGGCGGGATTTTCGTGCCCACGCTCAGGGAAGGTGCTGTGGGCACTATCATCCCAGCGGGAACTGAGCTGGGCAAGATCCTCGACCTGCACACCCTGGCCGAATTACAGGTCTTCACCGCTCCCCATGAACAAACCGCGATGATGCTCATGCGTCCCCAAATCTGCACCATAGAGGGCTCAGCCCTTGTGTATATCGTGGCCAAACCCGCCTAA
- a CDS encoding SDR family oxidoreductase, translating into MTLLKNGVALITGAARGLGWGIARAFGIAGARVGVTDISDDDLARCAQTLAADGTDFQTFRSDVADLAECQSVVKKILDHWGRLDVVVHNAIYMPLITFDATTPGEWTRQINVGMGGLFNCTYAVWNQMKAQGGGHIMGIASGSSIRGYEEEIAYCTIKHGAEGFVKALSLEARSHNIALNTIGPGARIKPTRMTWAEYDQTPAELRAKWADPVELGKAWVWLAAQPPSRFSGYRFDAAKLVQTIAREGDEFEFAVEKVTLYPDDFRARQEWYRNRVE; encoded by the coding sequence ATGACGCTTCTCAAGAACGGAGTCGCCCTCATCACCGGTGCGGCGCGCGGGTTGGGGTGGGGTATCGCCCGAGCGTTCGGCATTGCGGGCGCGAGGGTCGGGGTGACAGACATCAGTGACGATGACCTGGCGCGCTGCGCCCAAACCCTTGCCGCCGACGGCACGGACTTTCAAACTTTCCGCTCCGACGTTGCCGACCTCGCCGAGTGCCAAAGCGTCGTGAAAAAGATCCTCGACCACTGGGGGCGCCTCGATGTGGTGGTGCATAACGCGATTTACATGCCGCTGATCACCTTTGACGCGACCACGCCGGGAGAATGGACGCGCCAGATCAATGTCGGCATGGGCGGACTATTCAATTGTACGTACGCGGTTTGGAATCAGATGAAAGCGCAAGGCGGAGGTCACATCATGGGCATCGCCAGCGGCTCCAGCATACGCGGCTACGAAGAGGAGATCGCCTACTGCACGATCAAACACGGCGCCGAAGGATTCGTCAAGGCACTCTCGCTCGAAGCTCGATCCCACAACATCGCACTCAATACGATCGGCCCGGGCGCCCGCATCAAACCGACCCGCATGACCTGGGCAGAGTACGATCAAACCCCGGCGGAACTCAGAGCGAAATGGGCGGATCCGGTCGAACTCGGCAAGGCATGGGTGTGGCTCGCCGCGCAGCCGCCCAGCCGGTTCAGCGGCTACCGCTTCGACGCCGCGAAGCTCGTCCAGACCATCGCCCGAGAAGGTGACGAGTTTGAGTTCGCGGTCGAAAAGGTCACACTCTATCCGGACGATTTTCGCGCACGCCAAGAATGGTACAGGAATCGTGTGGAATAG
- a CDS encoding dihydrodipicolinate synthase family protein, protein MKRRLEPISGVIAPILTPFHDDLTIAQSLFAGHSRHLLETGCAGLAPFGTTGEALSLGIEERMAALEGLIESGIDPKKLIPGTGLTNLPDTTKLTRHALDRGCAGVMVLPPFYFKNVHDEGLFAYFSRLIESVASNDLRIYLYHIPPVSQVGLSIELIQRLRSRFPAQIVGIKDSSGDWENTRRLLTEVPGLIVYPGSELPLLEALALGAPGCITATANINAAQIAKIVSLHQRGQQAEAKHQHEAVKKVRLKIQEYGPIPAQKYLLSAWSGDGRWRNVRPPFLRLADTVGRELRDTLEREFGFAPSPRTLA, encoded by the coding sequence ATGAAACGCCGGCTTGAGCCAATCTCTGGCGTGATCGCGCCGATCCTCACACCGTTTCACGATGATCTGACCATCGCGCAGAGCCTGTTCGCCGGTCATTCGCGGCACCTCCTCGAAACCGGCTGTGCGGGGCTCGCTCCTTTCGGCACAACGGGCGAGGCGCTATCGCTCGGGATTGAGGAACGGATGGCAGCGCTGGAGGGCTTGATCGAGTCCGGCATTGATCCCAAGAAACTGATTCCCGGTACAGGCCTGACGAACTTGCCCGATACGACCAAGCTGACTCGGCACGCCCTGGATCGCGGCTGCGCCGGCGTGATGGTGCTGCCGCCCTTCTACTTCAAGAATGTCCACGACGAAGGCCTGTTCGCGTATTTTAGCCGTCTCATCGAAAGCGTCGCTTCAAACGATCTCCGGATCTATCTGTATCATATTCCACCGGTTTCGCAGGTAGGCTTGTCCATCGAACTCATCCAGCGCCTCCGGTCGAGATTCCCGGCCCAGATCGTGGGGATCAAAGACAGTTCAGGTGACTGGGAGAATACGCGAAGACTGTTAACCGAGGTGCCGGGGCTGATCGTGTATCCGGGCTCGGAGCTGCCGCTGCTGGAGGCACTCGCGCTCGGTGCTCCAGGCTGCATCACCGCCACCGCCAATATCAATGCGGCGCAGATTGCCAAGATCGTCTCGTTGCACCAACGGGGCCAACAGGCCGAGGCGAAGCACCAGCACGAAGCCGTGAAGAAGGTCAGGCTAAAAATTCAAGAATACGGGCCGATCCCGGCCCAGAAATACCTCCTCTCCGCGTGGTCGGGAGACGGCAGATGGCGGAACGTGCGGCCGCCGTTCCTGCGCCTGGCGGACACCGTGGGTCGCGAGCTGCGCGACACACTTGAACGGGAATTCGGGTTCGCCCCCTCACCGCGCACCCTCGCTTGA
- a CDS encoding nitroreductase family protein, which translates to MEVFEAVRTVLAVRGYQEGPVPRDVTRRIVEAGRLTGSSMNGQPWQFIVVENRETLRQLGALARTGSYVAQAPLAVVVAIEKTRFAISDASRAIQSMILTAWASGVGSNWVGFLGMSEVKALLGIPEDLDVLAILPFGYPARARSGGKKQRKSLSTVAHRERFGQPLP; encoded by the coding sequence ATGGAGGTCTTCGAGGCCGTACGGACCGTACTGGCTGTGCGCGGTTACCAAGAGGGACCTGTGCCGCGGGACGTTACGCGGCGGATCGTGGAGGCCGGCCGGTTGACGGGGAGCAGCATGAACGGCCAGCCCTGGCAGTTTATTGTCGTTGAGAACCGCGAGACGCTACGGCAGCTGGGTGCGCTGGCACGAACGGGATCGTACGTGGCGCAAGCACCCCTGGCAGTTGTTGTGGCGATTGAGAAGACGCGATTCGCCATATCCGATGCGAGCCGGGCGATCCAATCGATGATCTTGACAGCGTGGGCGAGCGGAGTCGGCTCGAACTGGGTGGGTTTCCTCGGGATGAGCGAGGTGAAGGCACTCCTGGGCATCCCGGAGGACTTGGACGTACTGGCTATTCTGCCGTTTGGCTATCCGGCGCGGGCCCGCAGCGGGGGGAAGAAGCAGCGCAAGTCGCTTTCTACGGTAGCCCACCGCGAGCGATTCGGCCAGCCCTTGCCATGA
- a CDS encoding sensor domain-containing diguanylate cyclase, with amino-acid sequence MRKRSGGGIVQGPDKSLAFLARLASEFTTVLNLSDLLQNTMRILQEEVEFDSCIVSLIEGSSPSDALCVRGASGLRAGLLGVTLPRGKGLLWEIVKTGAPLLVNDMHRESRLSVREEHIRSGIYAPLVTGGRVIGVLSAYRDKIGAFLQADLDLLTVVARYLAGAVDVALLHERLKELAATDALTGLANRRHCLDTLDAEIARSRRMDRPMTLVLLDLNNFKVVNDAYGHVIGDAVLVDVASTLARKIRASDLLARFGGDEFVLMLPETNDVDAREILDRLQPVAIGVLGDGRRHNITFSWGTASFPQDGGNPEELLKVADDRMFAMKQVGA; translated from the coding sequence GTGCGAAAGCGGTCTGGTGGCGGGATTGTACAGGGTCCTGATAAATCCCTCGCGTTCTTAGCTCGGCTGGCGTCCGAGTTTACGACGGTACTCAACCTCTCCGATCTACTACAAAATACGATGCGCATTCTCCAGGAAGAGGTCGAATTCGACTCGTGCATCGTCTCCCTAATCGAAGGATCATCTCCCAGCGACGCGCTGTGTGTCCGGGGGGCATCGGGACTGAGGGCAGGGCTCCTCGGGGTGACTCTGCCTCGGGGCAAGGGTCTGCTCTGGGAAATCGTCAAGACAGGGGCGCCGTTGCTCGTCAACGACATGCACCGGGAGAGCCGCTTGTCGGTACGGGAAGAGCATATCCGGTCGGGCATCTACGCTCCCTTGGTCACGGGCGGTCGAGTGATTGGGGTATTGAGCGCCTATCGCGATAAAATCGGGGCGTTCTTACAGGCGGATCTTGATCTGCTCACCGTCGTCGCGCGGTACCTGGCGGGCGCGGTAGACGTGGCCCTTCTCCATGAGCGCCTCAAGGAGCTCGCGGCCACCGATGCCCTGACAGGATTGGCCAATCGTCGGCACTGCCTTGATACCTTGGATGCGGAGATTGCCAGAAGCCGCCGCATGGACCGCCCAATGACTCTGGTGTTGTTGGATCTCAATAACTTCAAGGTCGTCAACGACGCCTACGGTCACGTGATCGGTGATGCGGTTCTCGTCGACGTTGCGAGCACATTGGCCAGGAAGATACGGGCGTCTGATCTCTTGGCTCGATTTGGTGGGGACGAATTCGTGCTGATGCTCCCCGAAACGAACGACGTCGACGCTCGTGAGATCCTGGACCGCCTCCAGCCGGTCGCGATCGGGGTGCTGGGTGACGGCCGCCGCCACAACATCACCTTCAGTTGGGGGACCGCTTCGTTTCCCCAAGATGGCGGCAACCCGGAAGAGTTGCTGAAGGTGGCGGATGATCGGATGTTTGCCATGAAACAAGTGGGCGCGTAG
- a CDS encoding galactose oxidase → MPSLRLTRRSALAGLAVEGIAASAPVSLWNKRTVTRVVAQAARGRWVTKAPLPVARSEVGVAICNGRIYVLGGYANGRVDQPFNREYDPRVDTWRARSPIPRGLNHVAAVGVGGKVYAFGGFTAQNQNAVPDANVYDPLTDQWRAVAPLRAKRGAAAAVELNGKLHLIGGRDEVSVADHDVYDPTANRWTALAPLPKGRDHLGVAVLGGKIFAVGGRFNTFSYNTNLRDVYDPASGSWRPRAPLPAPRSGMAVGVLAGRMFVFGGERAGGVFAENEAHDPTTDTWTTMAPMPTPRHGTGAGVVAEAIYIPAGAPVNGGSQQSGVNEAFVLS, encoded by the coding sequence TTGCCGTCACTGCGGCTGACCCGGAGAAGCGCCCTCGCCGGGCTGGCCGTGGAGGGGATTGCGGCATCCGCACCGGTCAGCCTGTGGAACAAACGAACCGTGACACGGGTGGTGGCTCAGGCAGCCCGTGGCCGATGGGTCACCAAGGCCCCGCTCCCCGTCGCCCGGAGCGAGGTAGGAGTGGCCATATGCAATGGACGGATCTACGTGCTCGGCGGCTACGCCAACGGCCGCGTCGATCAACCATTTAACCGTGAGTACGACCCGCGTGTCGATACCTGGCGAGCGCGTTCTCCCATACCGCGGGGGCTCAACCACGTCGCTGCCGTCGGGGTCGGTGGGAAAGTGTACGCGTTTGGTGGGTTCACCGCCCAGAATCAGAACGCCGTCCCGGACGCCAACGTCTATGACCCGCTCACCGACCAATGGCGCGCCGTGGCGCCCCTTCGCGCCAAGCGGGGCGCCGCCGCGGCCGTCGAGCTGAATGGCAAGCTCCACCTCATCGGGGGACGGGATGAGGTGAGCGTGGCCGACCACGACGTGTATGATCCGACCGCGAATCGGTGGACCGCCCTGGCCCCGTTGCCCAAGGGGCGAGATCACTTGGGCGTCGCCGTTTTGGGAGGCAAGATCTTTGCGGTCGGCGGCCGCTTCAACACTTTTTCCTACAACACCAATCTCCGCGACGTTTACGACCCCGCCTCGGGCAGTTGGCGCCCTCGCGCGCCGTTGCCCGCTCCCCGCAGCGGCATGGCCGTCGGAGTGCTGGCTGGACGCATGTTCGTGTTTGGGGGAGAGCGGGCGGGTGGGGTTTTCGCCGAAAATGAGGCGCACGATCCGACGACCGACACGTGGACGACGATGGCCCCAATGCCCACACCCCGCCACGGCACCGGGGCGGGCGTGGTCGCCGAGGCGATTTACATCCCCGCCGGTGCACCGGTGAATGGCGGAAGTCAGCAGTCGGGGGTCAACGAAGCCTTCGTCCTATCGTAG
- a CDS encoding prenyltransferase, which yields MTGPASEGAVLRGPRVWLRAFVGFYPPRERTAAQLDPVSKFLFSARSVILVISVQAAVIAGLLAAADGRFNAVSFVLVLVGFVTAHAISNLSNDYFGHRRGHDTPDSPRIRYTIHPIASGVLDAQSLLVGLAILAAIGTAIAAYFWIVRGLPAVGYSLAGLALLYLYDAAPRPLKSLGLGEVAAFVVWGPLMVGGGYYAITGRSSLTAFLAAVPYGLGVMSILIGKHIDQAEFDRTHGQRTLPVILGERRARALTRAVIAAMYVAVVALIAAEHLTPFVALVALALPRAGRALAVIGRPKPLTPPSGYVGWPLWYHRVALVHNRLFGWLYIAGLAIGAIPTGFRPG from the coding sequence ATGACGGGACCGGCGTCGGAGGGAGCGGTGCTCCGCGGGCCGCGGGTGTGGCTGCGCGCATTCGTGGGTTTCTATCCGCCTCGGGAGCGCACGGCTGCGCAACTCGACCCGGTCTCAAAGTTTTTGTTCTCTGCCCGCAGCGTTATTCTTGTCATTTCCGTCCAAGCTGCGGTGATCGCCGGACTGCTGGCTGCGGCCGATGGTCGGTTCAACGCGGTGTCCTTTGTCCTCGTGCTCGTTGGATTCGTCACCGCGCACGCCATCAGCAATTTGAGCAATGACTATTTCGGCCACCGACGGGGCCATGACACACCCGACTCGCCCAGGATCCGATACACGATCCACCCCATCGCCAGCGGGGTGCTCGACGCACAGAGCCTGCTGGTGGGTTTGGCGATCCTCGCCGCGATTGGGACAGCGATCGCCGCATACTTCTGGATCGTGCGCGGCCTCCCGGCGGTGGGGTACTCCCTGGCCGGGTTGGCTTTACTCTATCTCTACGATGCCGCCCCGCGACCGCTGAAGAGCCTCGGCCTGGGCGAGGTGGCCGCGTTCGTGGTCTGGGGTCCCTTGATGGTGGGAGGCGGATACTACGCGATCACGGGGCGGTCGTCGCTGACGGCGTTCCTCGCCGCGGTGCCGTATGGGCTCGGGGTGATGTCCATTCTCATCGGCAAACATATCGACCAGGCGGAGTTCGACCGGACCCACGGGCAGCGCACACTACCCGTGATCCTCGGCGAGCGCCGGGCACGCGCGCTCACCCGGGCGGTCATCGCGGCGATGTACGTCGCCGTGGTCGCCCTCATCGCGGCGGAACACCTCACGCCGTTCGTTGCGCTCGTCGCCCTCGCGCTGCCCCGGGCCGGCCGCGCCCTTGCGGTGATCGGACGACCCAAACCCCTGACGCCGCCTTCGGGGTACGTCGGCTGGCCCCTTTGGTACCACCGCGTCGCGCTGGTCCACAACCGTCTGTTTGGATGGCTGTACATCGCCGGGCTGGCGATCGGAGCAATCCCGACCGGATTTCGCCCGGGCTAG
- a CDS encoding long-chain-fatty-acid--CoA ligase codes for MEIPLTPLEFARRARRLYPQREAVIDGDVRLTYEQFFRRCDCWSAELQRMGVRQGDRVAYIAPNTHAQLESFYAVPQIGAVLVPINYRLSTDDFAYILNHSGARVVCAHVDHLDTVDRIRSSLPTVDHFVALEGRREHWLDYEDLLQQSRADFVRPPIAETDLLTINYTSGTTARPKGVMITHRNAYLNVVGTLVHIHMSPADRYLWTLPMFHANGWTFVWIVTAVGGTHICLRRVEPDQVYRRCADDGVTMLCAAPTVLIRLANAPEELRRTAPSGVRVVTAGAPPAAATIARIEGELGWNITHVYGLTETSPFITVSEPRPEHARLSPDERAAIKARQGVELVTSGELCVVDSEGQEVAPDGQTMGEIRVRGNVVMQGYFNDPAATSAVMRDGWFRTGDAAVVHPDGYVEIRDRIKDVIISGGENISSVEVEGTLLRHPAVQEVAVVGLPDEEWGEAPHAFVVLRAGAESTEGELRQFARDRLAHFKVPKTFRFVDDLPRTATGKIQKYVLRGQRAAIARQ; via the coding sequence ATGGAGATACCTCTGACTCCGCTGGAGTTCGCGCGCCGCGCGCGCCGCCTGTACCCCCAGCGTGAGGCGGTGATCGACGGCGACGTGCGCCTCACCTACGAGCAGTTCTTTCGGCGCTGCGATTGCTGGTCGGCGGAGCTGCAACGGATGGGAGTGCGGCAGGGGGACCGGGTCGCGTACATCGCACCCAACACCCACGCGCAGCTGGAATCCTTCTACGCGGTGCCGCAGATCGGAGCGGTCCTCGTTCCGATCAACTACCGGCTGAGCACCGACGACTTCGCGTACATCCTCAACCACAGCGGCGCGCGGGTCGTCTGCGCCCACGTCGATCACCTGGACACGGTGGACCGCATCCGATCCTCACTCCCGACGGTCGACCATTTCGTGGCGTTGGAGGGCAGACGCGAGCACTGGCTGGACTACGAGGACCTCCTCCAGCAGTCCCGCGCAGATTTCGTCCGCCCGCCGATCGCGGAAACCGACCTGCTCACGATCAACTATACGAGCGGCACGACCGCACGCCCGAAAGGCGTGATGATCACCCACCGCAACGCCTACCTGAACGTCGTCGGCACCCTCGTGCACATTCACATGTCCCCGGCCGATCGCTATCTCTGGACGCTGCCGATGTTTCACGCCAATGGATGGACATTCGTCTGGATCGTCACGGCGGTTGGGGGCACCCATATCTGCCTCCGCCGGGTCGAGCCTGACCAAGTGTACCGGCGCTGTGCCGACGACGGGGTCACCATGCTGTGCGCGGCCCCAACGGTCCTGATCCGACTCGCGAATGCGCCGGAGGAGCTGCGGCGGACCGCCCCGTCCGGCGTCCGGGTGGTCACGGCCGGGGCACCGCCAGCCGCCGCCACGATCGCCCGCATCGAAGGCGAGCTGGGATGGAATATCACCCACGTCTACGGCTTGACGGAAACGTCCCCGTTCATCACCGTCTCTGAACCCAGGCCGGAGCACGCCCGGCTCTCCCCCGATGAGCGTGCGGCGATCAAGGCTCGGCAGGGGGTGGAGCTCGTCACCTCGGGGGAGCTGTGTGTCGTCGACAGCGAGGGCCAGGAAGTCGCGCCCGATGGGCAGACGATGGGGGAGATCCGGGTTCGGGGCAATGTGGTGATGCAGGGATACTTCAACGATCCCGCGGCCACGAGCGCCGTGATGCGAGATGGTTGGTTCCGCACCGGGGACGCCGCCGTGGTCCACCCGGACGGATACGTCGAGATCCGCGACCGCATCAAGGACGTCATCATCAGCGGTGGAGAGAACATCTCCTCGGTCGAGGTCGAGGGAACGCTGCTTCGACATCCGGCGGTGCAGGAAGTCGCGGTCGTCGGGCTTCCCGATGAGGAATGGGGAGAGGCGCCGCACGCCTTCGTGGTCCTCAGGGCGGGCGCAGAGTCCACGGAGGGGGAACTGCGGCAGTTTGCCCGCGACCGCTTGGCCCACTTCAAGGTTCCGAAGACGTTCCGGTTCGTCGACGACTTGCCCCGAACGGCCACCGGCAAGATCCAGAAGTACGTCCTGCGGGGCCAACGGGCGGCGATCGCCCGCCAGTAG
- a CDS encoding M81 family metallopeptidase — MPRILLVECMQEISSFNPVPSEYENFAVRRGSALLAQRGRNTAMGGAVGEFGERADVQVVPAYSARAGSAGLLSRTGWARLSDEILTAIGEHASAIDGVYFSMHGAMGADGELDPEGYLLAGMRRLVGDKIPVVISLDLHGILTERMLRHIDGLAVYHTYPHVDFADTGARAARLLMEIIDRRLTPLITRVVIPALVRGDELITKSGCYGEVIREAQRLERERRALAAGVMIGNPFTDVPELCSQAVVVVERHADLASAEAARLAEGFWAQRFRMQAKLIALDRAIAQARHIRGPVIFTDAADATSSGATGDSNAILAGLLAAKYGGRVLLPIVDPPAVAAAFRVGVGATLRVALGGALDRRFTPVELTVTVEMLSDGHATLETSGSALEAGPTAVLVGDNFTIVAMTRSVSLFDRAMFLAHGRDPKAYDLIVVKSPHCEYHMYDQWAEVDFNIDAPGATSANLQSLGHRICRRPIFPLDADVPFTPRPQVFARGRREGGAVTPP; from the coding sequence GTGCCGAGGATTCTCCTGGTCGAATGCATGCAGGAAATCTCATCGTTCAACCCCGTCCCCAGCGAATATGAAAACTTTGCCGTCCGCCGCGGCAGCGCCCTGCTCGCGCAGCGGGGGCGGAACACGGCGATGGGCGGTGCGGTCGGTGAGTTCGGCGAGCGCGCCGACGTGCAGGTGGTGCCGGCCTACAGCGCGCGCGCCGGAAGCGCGGGTCTCCTCTCGCGGACGGGGTGGGCGCGGCTGTCGGACGAGATCCTCACCGCGATCGGCGAGCATGCCTCCGCGATCGACGGTGTGTACTTTTCGATGCACGGCGCCATGGGTGCCGATGGGGAGCTCGATCCCGAGGGCTACCTGCTGGCGGGGATGCGGCGCCTCGTCGGGGACAAGATCCCTGTGGTCATCTCACTCGACCTGCACGGCATCCTCACCGAGCGGATGCTCCGTCACATCGACGGCCTGGCCGTCTACCACACCTACCCACATGTCGATTTCGCCGATACCGGCGCCCGTGCGGCTCGCCTGTTGATGGAGATCATCGACCGAAGGCTCACCCCCCTGATCACGCGGGTGGTGATTCCCGCTCTGGTGCGCGGCGACGAGCTCATCACCAAGTCGGGATGCTATGGGGAGGTCATCCGGGAGGCCCAGCGTCTCGAGCGCGAGCGCCGGGCGCTCGCGGCGGGGGTCATGATCGGCAATCCCTTCACCGACGTGCCTGAGCTCTGCAGCCAAGCGGTGGTGGTCGTCGAACGCCATGCCGACCTGGCGAGTGCCGAGGCGGCCCGACTGGCCGAGGGGTTCTGGGCGCAGCGCTTCCGGATGCAGGCGAAACTCATCGCGCTCGACCGGGCGATCGCCCAAGCCCGCCACATCCGCGGGCCGGTGATCTTCACCGATGCCGCCGACGCGACCTCGTCAGGGGCAACCGGCGACAGCAACGCGATCCTTGCCGGGTTGCTGGCGGCGAAGTATGGGGGGCGGGTGCTCTTGCCGATCGTCGATCCCCCGGCGGTCGCCGCCGCGTTCCGGGTCGGGGTGGGGGCCACCCTACGCGTCGCGCTCGGAGGCGCTTTGGACAGGCGCTTCACGCCCGTCGAGCTTACGGTGACCGTGGAGATGCTCTCCGATGGTCACGCCACGCTCGAAACCAGCGGCAGTGCGCTTGAGGCCGGCCCCACCGCCGTGCTCGTGGGCGACAACTTCACCATCGTGGCGATGACCCGGTCCGTCAGCCTCTTCGATCGCGCGATGTTCCTGGCCCATGGCCGCGATCCCAAGGCCTACGACTTGATCGTCGTGAAATCACCTCACTGCGAATACCACATGTACGATCAGTGGGCGGAGGTGGATTTCAACATCGATGCCCCCGGTGCAACCAGCGCCAACCTGCAATCGCTGGGGCATCGGATCTGCCGGCGGCCGATCTTCCCTCTGGACGCCGACGTGCCCTTCACGCCCCGCCCGCAGGTCTTCGCGCGGGGCCGGCGGGAGGGGGGAGCGGTCACCCCCCCGTAG